The Rhizoctonia solani chromosome 14, complete sequence genome has a segment encoding these proteins:
- a CDS encoding Retrotransposable element Tf2 protein: MHNYPMDPLKTLIDSGTMSNFISPSIVEKFKIPKSQLENPQVVQLAVLVNGHPHTIPFLVCPIGSTPAILGMTWLTAEAPLINWQQGLITFPEQVQIASKEEADLDPLADLPTQYHEFAKVFGEEEFKFLPPHREYNIAIDLIPDAKLSPGPIYSMMDAESKELATGKICPSTSSAGALVMFVKNADGSLRLVMDYQKLNDVTHKNVYPLPRQDNLMAKLRYTKIFTKLDLCRGYNNIQIKEGNKWKMAFHTKYGLFEYLVMPFGLTNAPAASQHFMNNLFQDLIDVTVVIYLDDILIFLEKPEEHPSHVREVLSRLMKNQLFCKLLKCHFHVTTVDYLGIVISPAGFSMDQKKIEAITSWPQPKTVKQIQAFLGFVNYLRQFIPNFSLVAHPCHNLTRKETPWSWGNQEEEAFQELKSLVTKSLVLIHSNPNLPYYLETDASGVAMGAILSAKANYDTHDKELLAIIKALEEWQIFLEATDRQIQVFMDHRNLEYYKIQSLLKEDPSLESIVQFLTEDANNVPPSIRRAYWDYNWEEGLLWYQGKMVVPNNEALKEQLLKEFHNSPLAGHLGQQRMLELLSCNYWWPGMKSSAKEWVECCPTCQSNRQPHAPVIALKPLEVPPFPFHTILYNFITGFPKSQGHNAILVVIDSFSKFGHFIPTSKKVSAKGLADACLETPWTTSQNRIRPSLSSAYHLESDGQTERVNQFIEFYLRSYVAADHLDWATWLPLAEYTYNNAKHASTGKTPFELVYGRNPVMNPSNVPANVPEANHVADTLAQEWKEAESALRMLKECMAGTKGSIPSYNMGEKVWLDAKNVQLCSNSNKLDPKQIGPFKIIEKISSHAYHLKLPESLKIHNVFYVGLLSKLHKSPSQPLPDCPPPKTIEGEEEYKVEQIIDSKRQHRKWFYLIKWKGYGPEDNSWEPEELLEHSQEEIRCFNKSQLKKACDSAKSL; encoded by the exons ATGCACAACTATCCAATGGACCCCCTAAAAACCCTTATTGACTCTGGCACCATGTCTAACTTCATATCTCCCTCCATTGTTGAAAAattcaaaatcccaaaatcccaacttgaaaatccacaagtt gttcaacttgcagtTTTGGTCAATGGCCATCCACATACCATCCCCTTCCTAGTCTGCCCAATTGGCAGCACCCCAGcaatacttggcatgacttggctcacagcagaagctcccctcatcaactggcaacagggactaatcacattccctgaacaagtgcagattgcctccaaagaagaagcagacctggACCCCTTGGCAGACCTACCCACACAGtatcatgagtttgctaaggtatttggtGAAGAGGAATTTAAATTCCTCCCCCCACACAGGGAGTACAACATTGCAATTGACCTTATTCCAGATGCCAAATTATCCCCTGGTCCAATCTACAGCATGATGGATGCAGAATCTAAG gaattggcaacaggcaagatctgcCCTAGTACTTCCTCAGCTGGTGCcctggtcatgtttgtaaaaaatgcAGATGGTTCTCTCAGGCTGGTCATGGATTACCAAAAGCTCAATGATGTAACCCACAAGAATGTTTACCCCCTTCCAAGACAAGACAATCTCATGGCCAAGTTAAGATACACTAAGATATTCACTAAGCTTGACCTATGCAGGGGGTACAACAACATCcagatcaaggaaggcaacaaatggaagatGGCATTCCacaccaaatatggcctatttgaataccttgTTATGCCATTTGGATTGACTAATGCTCCTGCAGCATCCCagcactttatgaacaaccTTTTTCAGGACCTCATTGATgtcacagtggtgatttatCTGGAtgatatcttgatcttcttggagaaACCAGAAGAGCACCCCAGCCATGTTAGGGAAGTGCTATCCAGACTAATGAAAAACCAGCTCTTCTGTAAACTCTtgaagtgccacttccatgtcacaacAGTTGATTACttaggcattgtcatatccccagcTGGCTTTTCTATGGATCAGAAAAAGATTGAGGCCATCACCTCATGGCCACAACCCAAGACAGTCAAGCAGATCCAGGCATTTCTGGGTTTTGTCAACTATCTCAGgcaattcatccccaactttagcTTGGTTGCACACCCAtgccacaacctcaccagaaaggaaaccccctggtcatggggtaaccaaGAAGAGGAGGCATTCCAGGAGCTGAAATCCCTTGTCACTAAGTCACTGGTCCTAATCCACTCCAATCCCAACCTACCCTACTACCTTGAGACAgatgcatcaggggtagctatgggagccatactTA GTGCCAAAGCTaactatgacacacatgacaaggagcttctggcaattatcaaggcattagaagAATGGCAGATATTCCTAGAAGCAACAGATAGGCAAATCCAAGTTTTCATGGAccatagaaacctggaatact ATAAAATCCAATCCTTACTCAAGGAAGATCCTTCCCTAGAATCCATAGTCCAgttcctcacagaagatgcCAACAATGTGCCCCCTTCAATCAGAAGAGCTTACTGGGATTACAATTGGGAAGAAGGACTTCTCTGGTACCAAGGAAAAATGGTTGTCCCCAACAATGAAGCCTTGAAGGAACAGCTACTcaaggaattccacaactctcCCCTAGCAGGACATCTGGGACAACAAAGGATGCTTGAGCTTTTAAGTTGcaattactggtggccaggaatgaagtcctcagccaaagaatgggttgaatgttGCCCTACCTGCCAATCCAATAGACAACCCCATGCACCAGTAATTGCCCTGAAGCCACTGGAAGTCCCCCCATTTCCTTTCCATACCATCTTGtacaacttcatcacagggtttCCAAAGTCACAAGGCCACAATGCCATACTGGTAGTAATAGATTCCTTCTCTAAGTTTGGCCATTTCATTCCCACTTCAAAGAAGGTATCAGCCAAGGGACTAGCAGATgcatgtctggaaactccatggacTACCAGTCAAAACA GAATCAGACCATCCCtctcatcagcctaccacctgGAATctgatggccaaacagaaagggtaaaccagttcattgaattcTACCTTAGGTCATATGTGGCAGCAGATCATTTGGACTGGGCAACTTGGTTACCCTTAGCAGAATACACATACAACAATGCTAAACATGCATCCactgggaaaaccccctttgagttAGTCTATGGCAGGAATCCAGTGATGAATCCCTCCAATGTTCCAgcaaatgtcccagaagccaaCCATGTAGCAGATACATTGGCTcaggaatggaaagaagcggaaTCAGCCTTAAGGATGTTGAAGGAATGCATGGCAGGAACAAAAGGGTCCATCCCCTCCTACAACATGGGGGAAAAGGTTTGGTTAGATGCAAAAAATGTCCAACTATGCTCTAATTCAAACAAACTGGACCCCAAACAGATAGGACCCTTCAAGATCATTGAGAAAATATCCAGTCATGCTTACCATCTAAAACTACCAGAATCCCTCAAGAttcacaatgtcttctatgtaggactccTTTCCAAGCTACACAAGTCCCCCAGTCAACCACTCCCAGACTGCCCTCCTCccaaaacaatagaaggggaagaagagtacaaagtggagcagatcattgactccaaaagacaGCACAGGAAGTGGTTTtacctgatcaaatggaagggttatggaccagaggataactcatgggaacctgaGGAGCTATTAGAGCATAGCCAGGAGGAAATCAGatgcttcaacaagtcacaactgaaaaaggcttgtgactctgctaagagcctttaa
- a CDS encoding Retrotransposon-derived protein PEG10: protein MAEYITEFCNLIAELNWNKEAYIAQFTRGLHWEVKELLSTKDNIPEELKAIFAAAIKIDNTCCKNKENHPKKAAKALVTTTTSTTTTTHWVHLSEDPNYITLEERDHCHAAGLCVKCSQKGHGIKQCPNSWKATIKEGAKVGEVTESEKE, encoded by the coding sequence ATGGCAGAATACATTACAGAGTTCTGCAACCTTATTGCAGAGCTCAACTGGAACAAAGAAGCATATATTGCGCAATTCACAAGgggcctccattgggaggtcaaAGAGCTCCTGTCTACCAAAGACAATATCCCTGaggagctcaaggccatatttgcAGCAgccatcaaaattgacaacacatGCTGCaagaacaaggagaaccacCCCAAGAAGGCAGCCAAGGCCCTGGTCACCacaaccacctccactaccactaCCACTCATTGGGTGCAcctctcagaggaccccaattacatcaccctggaggaaagggaccattgccatgCTGCTGGTCTATGTGTAAAGTGCAGTCAGAAGGGCCATGggatcaaacagtgccccaacagctggaaagccacaatcaaggagggtgCTAAGGTTGGGGAAGTTACAGAGTCAGAAAAAGAAtga